Proteins from a single region of Hermetia illucens chromosome 3, iHerIll2.2.curated.20191125, whole genome shotgun sequence:
- the LOC119652239 gene encoding pre-mRNA-splicing factor 18, with product MDILKAEIARKRKLLEERKLVDEKKKYFKRGDLIAQQQKEIFKKLGEKSDDKYLDESGSLVANDRSSDVLGDETKILPRQEVIRRLRERGEPILLFGETEIQAFRRLRQCEISQPECNRGFRNDFQEALEQVDAAYLNELLSHTQTAKSDDKKEEFQIDDSVTYESIQEVAKDIGRGNKDNDAQVITTFLQFILKLWHDQLKSYSPQEKISVKAKTARVIFTQTREYMKPLFRKLKNRTIPEDILDSLRDITKHLLNRNYIAASDAYLEMAIGNAPWPIGVTMVGIHARTGREKIFSKNVAHVMNDETQRKYIQGLKRLMTKCQEYFPTDPSRCVEYVGKK from the exons ATGGATATTTTGAAGGCGGAAATTGCGAGAAAGCGGAAGCTACTAGAGGAGAGAAAATTAGTG gatgaaaagaaaaaatatttcaagcgCGGCGATCTGATCGCTCAGcaacaaaaggaaattttcaaGAAGCTCGGCGAGAAATCTGATGATAAATATTTGGACGAGTCGGGATCATTAGTTGCAAATG ATCGATCAAGCGACGTTTTAGGCGACGAAACTAAAATCCTTCCACGACAAGAAGTCATTCGGCGTTTGCGGGAGCGTGGCGAGCCAATTTTACTATTCGGAGAAACGGAAATTCAAGCTTTCCGACGACTTCGACAGTGTGAAATCTCTCAACCAGAATGTAATCGGGGCTTTCGCAATGATTTCCAAGAAGCCCTGGAGCAAGTGGACGCAGCCTACCTGAACGAACTACTTTCTCATACACAAACCGCCAAGTCAGATGACAAAAAGGAAGAGTTCCAAATCGACGATTCAGTCACCTATGAATCCATTCAAGAAGTAGCAAAAGATATTGGCCGCGGGAATAAGGACAATGACGCACAAGTAATTACAACGTTTCTTCAGTTTATCCTCAAATTGTGGCACGATCAGCTTAAATCGTATTCACCGCAAGAAAAAATATCGGTGAAAGCGAAAACAGCACGAGTCATCTTTACACAAACGCGTGAATACATGAAACCACTATTTAGAAAGTTGAAAAATAGAACAATCCCCGAAGATATTCTTGATAGTTTGCGCGATATTACCAAACATTTATTGAATCGGAACTAcattgcggcaagcgatgcttATCTCGAAATGGCAATTGGAAACGCTCCATGGCCTATTGGTGTAACTATGGTTGGTATTCACGCTCGTACCGGACGCGAGAAAATtttctcaaagaacgtagcgCATGTGATGAACGATGAAACTCAAAGAAAGTATATTCAGGGGTTGAAACGATTGATGACCAAATGCCAGGAATATTTCCCAACTGATCCAAGTAGATGTGTGGAGTATGTTGGCAAGAAATAA
- the LOC119652241 gene encoding coiled-coil domain-containing protein 124, giving the protein MPKKLGENTKAVEARERKQAAKKAAQDKAAKEAEDRLWKDDDKQLAKKKSRKEEEERRKNEQLRRKAESKALLEQEMASIKTNAKQPIHKVTRQQIQQEVEQRNKNIEVINAPKVAPKVTVQDPLEENLNRVMADTVIATNVDEAIAALSVSDTSDDKHPEKRMRAAFKAFEAENLPRIKAENPTLRLSQWKQILMKEWNKSPDNPMNNRV; this is encoded by the exons ATGCCGAAGAAACTTGGAGAGAATACAAAGGCCGTGGAGGCCCGTGAGCGTAAACAGGCGGCCAAGAAAGCTGCCCAGGACAAAGCTGCCAAGGAGGCTGAAGATCGACTATGGAAGGACGATGACAAACAATTGGCGAAAAAGAAATCCAGGAAAGAGGAAGAGGAGCGAAGAAAGAACGAACAGCTACGCAGAAAGGCTGAATCGAAAGCCTTATTGGAGCAGGAGATGGCTTCAATAAAAACCAACGCCAAACAACCAATTCACAAAGTCACCCGCCAGCAAATCCAACAGGAAGTTGAGCAACGAAACAAGAACATTGAGGTAATCAATGCTCCCAAGGTGGCTCCTAAAGTTACCGTTCAAGATCCTCTCGAGGAGAATCTGAATCGGGTGATGGCGGACACTGTGATTGCGACCAATGTGGACGAAGCTATTGCGGCTTTGAG TGTTTCTGACACCAGCGATGATAAACATCCTGAGAAGCGCATGCGAGCCGCATTCAAAGCTTTCGAGGCCGAGAACCTGCCACGCATCAAGGCGGAGAATCCTACACTTCGACTGTCCCAGTGGAAGCAGATCCTTATGAAAGAGTGGAACAAATCGCCGGACAATCCAATGAACAATCGTGTTTGA